A genomic segment from Spinacia oleracea cultivar Varoflay chromosome 3, BTI_SOV_V1, whole genome shotgun sequence encodes:
- the LOC110794969 gene encoding DNA repair protein XRCC3 homolog gives MSANHQKITTRCDSIDSILQGGISVGEVTELCGENATGKTQLCLSIACQLPPSLGGMYGATIYIHAIGPFPIRRLTSLIPFILDTALDPNDNPCDHITTKQVESPYELPDVLDWVVKFIKQSHNTCRHVRLVVIDSIASICTSHFENTAQGLESRTQLLRAIGYGLKSIASQYNVAVLVVNNVIDVFPIDSDSSTHFMMSSGRKVRPALGNGWTRNIGTRLFLSKSINSADQTYVRMISILLSSMLELDVCRFKITEKGVVDA, from the coding sequence ATGTCAGCAAATCATCAAAAAATTACTACCAGGTGTGATTCTATTGATAGTATTTTGCAAGGTGGAATAAGTGTTGGTGAAGTGACTGAATTATGCGGGGAGAATGCGACCGGTAAAACACAACTTTGCCTTAGTATTGCATGTCAGTTACCTCCGTCATTGGGTGGAATGTATGGTGCAACCATTTATATACACGCAATTGGACCTTTTCCAATTCGAAGGTTAACTTCTCTAATACCCTTCATTTTAGACACCGCTCTTGATCCCAATGACAACCCCTGTGATCATATAACAACCAAACAGGTTGAATCACCGTATGAGTTACCTGACGTACTTGACTGGGTTGTAAAGTTTATTAAACAGTCGCACAACACATGCAGGCATGTCAGGTTAGTTGTTATCGACTCTATTGCAAGTATTTGTACTAGCCATTTCGAGAACACGGCTCAAGGGCTAGAGTCACGAACACAATTGCTTCGTGCAATTGGATACGGTTTGAAGTCCATTGCATCTCAATACAATGTTGCCGTCCTAGTGGTCAATAATGTTATTGATGTGTTTCCAATTGATTCCGATTCCTCTACACATTTCATGATGTCCTCTGGAAGGAAGGTTCGGCCTGCTCTGGGCAACGGATGGACTCGGAATATAGGAACAAGGTTATTCTTATCAAAATCAATTAATTCCGCAGACCAAACTTATGTAAGAATGATAAGTATCCTGTTATCATCTATGCTAGAGTTAGATGTATGTAGGTTTAAAATAACCGAGAAGGGAGTTGTTGATGCATGA
- the LOC110794968 gene encoding protein FAR1-RELATED SEQUENCE 5-like, producing the protein MVNYRSIDSATVDRVVINERVGVSVSRNFGTQLIEKGGFDNMTFNKKDLRNAIAVERRKTMFEKGDAVALEEYFKAQRDLNGDFYSSIERDEEGILKNAFWSDARSRGSCKYFGDGSVIEIEVIVHVVSYAICPVVGVNHHGRSIVFAGALISHEDTPSFVWVFEEWLKCMGKPPEGVITDQDKAIGRAISIVFPGAPHRLCLWHMLQNASRNLGKLDEWKSIDTLIRTTVHDMLDPDEFDEAWCLVMDKYNQRKGWMLDAYDKRQQWAPAYNRGIFWAGMSSTQRSEGMNRTFKIHVNLDCGLTQFIKNYEFCMKIKAEEESKDNLDSIDKPPRLDVDKSVLAEYVLHKVYTNEMFAVVVNERKGLTHTNVTKTNALGSLVLYRADEKLTSPHWRKRFKSYVVKVDKVKGELSCSCQLFEFRGILCRHILKAMDVEDFQFIPEKYILDRWMKQVRSYESVRVSYYGPEETAMLAKAKELSQRHNYLKELAMRNEAAYKLYTEGTDSLRLKMEDAVGIRKTGEGGDQCICWWDPEARNVFGRRRLRPRECNERSLKRASQPAEDGAIKTPIDKRHVGRSKKGPYSIYDKSKKNQACNHAEIAANEELIRSTYGHIPSYRARQEHANNVQDARLHSSSVGPVF; encoded by the exons ATGGTTAACTATAGAAGCATCGATAGTGCTACCGTTGATAGGGTAGTGATAAATGAACGTGTCGGTGTTAGCGTTAGTAGAAACTTTGGCACGCAATTGATTGAAAAGGGTGGTTTTGATAATATGACGTTCAACAAAAAAGATTTGAGGAACGCCATAGCTGTTGAACGTCGTAAAACCATGTTTGAGAAAGGGGATGCTGTTGCACTTGAAGAGTATTTTAAAGCGCAACGAGATCTGAATGGCGATTTCTATAGTTCTATAGAACGAGATGAAGAGGGTATTTTAAAGAACGCATTCTGGTCCGACGCGCGTAGTAGAGGAAGTTGCAAATATTTCGGGGAT ggaagtgttattgaaattgaaGTAATTGTGCATGTG GTATCGTATGCCATTTGCCCCGTTGTTGGCGTCAACCACCATGGGAGGTCAATTGTTTTTGCTGGCGCTTTAATCTCACACGAAGACACTCCGAGTTTTGTTTGGGTCTTTGAGGAATGGCTTAAGTGCATGGGAAAGCCTCCTGAGGGAGTTATAACCGATCAGGACAAGGCAATAGGTAGAGCGATAAGCATAGTTTTCCCCGGAGCTCCTCACAGGCTTTGTTTGTGGCACATGCTACAAAATGCCTCTCGCAATCTCGGCAAGCTCGATGAATGGAAAAGCATCGACACGCTGATTAGAACCACCGTTCATGACATGCTCGATCCCGATGAGTTTGATGAGGCTTGGTGTCTTGTGATGGACAAATATAATCAACGTAAGGGTTGGATGCTGGATGCGTATGATAAACGCCAGCAATGGGCACCAGCTTACAATAGAGGTATATTTTGGGCTGGAATGTCCTCTACGCAACGAAGTGAAGGTATGAATCGCACATTCAAAATTCATGTAAACTTAGATTGTGGATTAACGCAGTTTATTAAAAACTACGAGTTCTGTATGAAGATAAAGGCAGAGGAAGAGTCGAAGGATAATCTTGATAGTATAGATAAGCCTCCTAGACTTGATGTGGACAAGAGTGTGTTAGCTGAGTATGTGTTGCATAAGGTATACACCAATGAGATGTTTGCTGTGGTTGTGAATGAGCGGAAAGGTTTAACCCACACGAACGTAACCAAAACCAATGCATTAGGGTCACTTGTATTGTATAGAGCTGATGAGAAACTGACCTCCCCTCATTGGAGGAAAAGGTTCAAAAGTTACGTTGTTAAAGTAGATAAGGTAAAGGGGGAACTCAGTTGCTCATGTCAGTTGTTTGAatttaggggtattttatgtaggcacatactcaaagcaaTGGATGTGGAGGATTTCCAATTTATACCGGAGAAATATATACTAGATAGATGGATGAAGCAAGTTAGGTCGTATGAGAGTGTTAGGGTTTCATACTATGGTCCTGAAGAAACCGCAATGTTAGCCAAAGCTAAAGAGCTTTCCCAAAGGCATAACTATTTGAAAGAATTAGCCATGCGCAATGAAGCTGCATACAAGTTATATACAGAAGGCACTGATAGTCTTAGGCTGAAAATGGAGGATGCAGTCGGTATAAGAAAGACTGGTGAAGGAGGTGATCAGTGTATTTGTTGGTGGGATCCCGAAGCACGTAACGTATTTGGTCGTCGTAGGCTACGACCGAGGGAGTGTAATGAACGTTCCCTAAAGAGGGCATCTCAACCTGCTGAGGATGGTGCCATTAAAACCCCCATTGATAAGAGGCATGTTGGGCGGTCTAAGAAAGGACCGTATTCAATCTACGACAAATCAAAGAAGAACCAAGCATGTAATCACGCTGAGATTGCAGCGAACGAG GAACTCATAAGGTCTACTTATGGCCATATTCCTAGCTACCGAGCTAGGCAGGAGCATGCGAACAACGTTCAGGATGCACGTTTACATTCCTCATCCGTTGGACCTGTTTTTTAA